In Streptomyces camelliae, the sequence CCAACACTCCCATCAAGATCAGTGACTTGACCGGCACCTACACGCCGAAGCACACCGGCAAGGTCACCTTCACGCCGGGCACGCTCATCATCAAGGCGCTCGATACGACGACGACGTGCACGCCGACCAACAACCCCGGGCCCGGCCTGACGCTCGACGTGACAGCGGCCGGCGGCTCGGCCTCGTCCTCCGGCGGCTCCTCGTCCAGCAACTCCTCGTCGTCCTCCGCCGCCGGACAGCTCCCGCAGACCGGCCCCGAGGACTCGGCGGTCGCCCTCGGCACGCTCGGCGCCACGGTGTTCCTCGCCGGCGCGGCCGGCACGCTGTGGCTGACCCGGCGCGGGCAGTCCGTACGCCGCTGACCCCGGCCCACGACGTGCGGTCACGCCGTACGCCGCCGAACCCCTGGCCACCGCTGGAGCCGCCCATGCCGTCCGCCGCCCGCGTCCTGCCCGTCGCCCTGTGCCTGCTGTCCGTCGTGCTGGGTACGGCACCCCATGCCGCTGCCGCGGCGGACACCGGCTGGTCTGTCGCGCCCGTGGGCGGTGGCCGGCCGTCGTTCTACGCCGAGGGCCCGCCCGGCACGGTCCTCCAGGACGCGGTGTCCGTCACCAACTCCGGGCGCGCACCGCTCGTCGTACGGCTCTCCGGCACCAGCCTGCGCACCGTGTTCGCCCGGCAGTCGCTGAGCATCCCCGCCCGCACCCGCGCCGAGGTGCCCTTCACGCTCACCGTGCCCGTCGGGGCCGCACCCGGCGTCCGCTCCGGCGCCGTCGTCGTACGGGACGCGCACGGGCGTACGGCGACCGTGCCGGTCCGGCTCCGCGTCGGCGGCCCGGCGCTCGCCGCGCTGACCGTCGAGCACCTCGCCGTACACGCCGACAGCATCACGTACGACCTGGTCAACCGGGGTACGACCGTCCTCGTACCGAGGCTCGCGGTGCGCGCGGACGGCGTGCTCGGCCGGGTGCTGGACCGCGCCCCGCGCACCCTCCCGGTCCGGCTGCGCCCCGGTGCGCGCGTGCGGCTCAGCGAGCCCTGGCCGGACCGGCCCGCGCTGGACGCCGTCGACGTGACGCTGACGGTCACCGCACCGGGCGGAGCGCACGACACGGCGACCGCGTCGGCCCGGTTCGTGCCGTGGGCGTCGGCGGCGGAGGCGGGCGGCGCGGCGCTGGCGGCGGCGGGCGCGGTGCTCGCCCTACGCCGGCGGCGGGGTCGTACACCGCACGACGTCTCGCCGGGGCCGGCCGAAACCCCGTGTTCCGGCGCGGAATTGACGGGGGGCGTGTCGAGGTGAGGCTTC encodes:
- a CDS encoding LPXTG cell wall anchor domain-containing protein, which translates into the protein MSYPKRTAALASAAALAGSVVLLAAPVAHADVVDVNYQCKTPIGIKSAVSPINVTGVKSGSGYTITLSWQKGVSSSPVELGKGAMSPSATVKLGGADSGALPVSGPPNAAAIPANTPIKISDLTGTYTPKHTGKVTFTPGTLIIKALDTTTTCTPTNNPGPGLTLDVTAAGGSASSSGGSSSSNSSSSSAAGQLPQTGPEDSAVALGTLGATVFLAGAAGTLWLTRRGQSVRR